In the Campylobacter lari genome, AAAATAAATTTTAAAGGATAAAACATGGGTGTGAGTGTATTTGATATGAGGTTGCTTCAAGATTCTTGGAGCACCCCTGCAATGAGAGCTATTTTTAGTGAAGAAAATAGAATTCAAAAATGGCTTGATGTAGAAGCTGCTTTGGCAAAAGCCCAAGCAAAACTTGGCATTATCCCTAATGAAGCAGCTATAGAAATAGCTAAAAAAGCGCATTATAAATTTATGGATATGGATTTTATTTTTGCTGAGTTTAAAAAGACCAAACACCCTTTAGTGCCTACTGTGCGTGGTTTAGAAAAAGCTTGTGAAAATGGTCTTGGTGAATATGTACATTTTGGTGTAACAACGCAAGATATCATTGATACAGGCTTAGTTTTACAATTTAAAGAGGCTATGGCTTTAATCAAGCAAGATTTAAAAGATATAGCTAAAAATTTAGCAAAAATTGCAAAAGAGCATAAAAATACTGCAATGATGGGAAGAACCTTAGCTTTACAAGCTTTACCTATAACTTTTGGACACAAAGTTGCAATTTGGCTAAGTGAGCTTAATCGCCATTATGAAAGAATTATCGAACTTGAAAAAAGATTATATGTAGGTTTAATTGTAGGTGCAGTGGGAACTAAAGCAAGTTTAAGTGACAAGGCTAATGAAGTAGAAAAACTTACTTTAGAAAGCTTAGGTTTAGAAGTTCCTGATATCTCATGGCAACCAGCAAGAGATCGTTTTATCGAGCTTGGTTATGTTTTAGGCAATATCAATGCAACCTTTAACAAAATCGCACATCAACTTTTAATCTTAGCCCATAATGAAATCGATGAAATTGCTGAGCCTTTTGGAAAAGGTCAAGTAGGAAGTTCTACTATGCCTCATAAAAGAAATCCTGCAGTAAGTGAAAATGCAGTGACTGTAAGTAATGCTCTAAGAGCTAATATTGCAATTTTAAGTGATATAGAAAGACATGAGCATGAAAGAGATGGTCAAGTATGGAAAATGGAATGGAAGCTTTTGCCAGAAGCGTTTTTGATGCTTTCAGTGGTATTAGCAAATATGAAATTTGTCTTTGATGATTTAGAAGTTAAAAAAGACAAAATGTTAAAAAATCTTGATACGCTTAATGGTTTTGTATTAGCAGAACGCGTGATGTTTGCTTTGAGTGATCATTATGGTAAGCAACATGCACATGAAATTGTTTATGAAAATGCTATGAGAGGCATAGAAAATCATAAAACTTTCAAAGAAGTTTTACTTGAAGATGAGCGTGTGAGTAAGGTTTTAAGTGAAAAAGATATTGATGTTTTAATGGATGCTACAACTTATGTAGGTTATGCACCAAAATTAGTTGATGAGTTCTTAGAAAAAATCGCTAATGCACCAATTCTAAAGTAGGAAAAAATGTATTTAAGTGAAAAACTAGCCGAATTTATCGTAAATTTAGACTATGAAGCTATTCCTAGCGAAGTAAAGCAAAGAGCAAAAGAGCTTATGCTTGATGCACTAGGAACAGCCCTAGCTGCTAAAAATGAAGCTTGTGTTTTAAATGCAACTAAGGCTTTTGAAGCTTTAAGCATAAATCCTAGTGAAAAAATTTGGAGTGGGGATAAAAAGCTTGATGTAATTTATGCTGCGATGGTAAATGCCATTGCAGCGCATGCCCTTGATTTTGATGATACTCATACTGAAGCTATTTTGCACGCTAGTGCTATTTTAACTCCGCTTTGTTTAACTTATGGATTTAGCGTAAGTAAAGATGGAAAAAAAGTTTTAAAAGCTTTTATAGTTGGTTGGGAAATTGCTGCTAGAGTGGGTATAGCAAGCAAAGGAAATTTCCATAAACGCGGCTTTCATACTACAGCTATAGCAGGAATTTTTGGTAGTGTGGCTGCAAGCTGTGTTTTGCTTGATTTAAACAAAGAACAAATCATCAATGCTCTAGGTTTAGCAGGAAGTTTTGCAAGTGGGGTGAATGAGTTTTTATCTAATGGGTCTAATTCTAAAGTTTTGCACATAGCTAATGCTTTGAAAAATGGAATTTTAGTAGCAAATTGCGCAAAAGCTAATATGAGTGGTCCTTTGAGTATATTTGAAGGAAGGGATAATATCTTTAGAACTTTTGGCTTAGAAGATGAGTGTGATAAAAATGAACTTTGTAAGGGTTTGAATGAAATTTGGCAAGTAATGCAAGTTTCACTAAAACCTTATCCAAGTTGTCATTTTGCACATGGGCTTATTGATTGTGCTATGAGTTTAAGAAATGATGGTTTAAATGCACAAGATATCAAAAGTTTACATTGTTTTGTAGATGAGGTGCCAATTTCATTTATCTGTGATCCAATAGAAGCAAAATATACTCCACAAAGTGCTTATGCTGCTAAATTTTCCATGCCTTTTTTAATGGCTTTGGCATTTTTTGATGGCAAGATCACTTTAAAATCTTATGAAAATTTAAATAGAGCCGAACTAATAGAATTTGCTAAAAAAATTAGCTATGAAAAGAAAAAATCTAGCGGTTTCCCTAAATACTTTCCAGGACATTTAGAAGCTGTTTTAAATGATGGAAAGGTAATTAAAAAAGATGTACTGATTAACAAAGGAAATTTTGATAATCCTTTAAGTTTTGATGAATTAAAAGATAAATTTCTTTCTAATGCTAGTATAGCACTTTCTTTAGAAAAGGCTGAGGAATTAGTCAAAAAGCTTCAAAATTTAGAAAATCTAAATGATTTTGATTTCTAGCAATCTCATTTTTTGAGATTGCTTATTATTTTAAAAAAGAAATAATTTAATTTTTTATATAATGTTTTATCTTAGTTTTTGTAAGGAAAAACATGACTTTAGATACATTAAAAGATAATGAAGAAGCTCTTATAGTAGGCTTTGAAGCAGATAAACAACTCCAAGCAAGACTTTTTAGTTTTGGTTTTGCAAAAAACAAAAAAGTTAAAAAAATTCGCTCTTCTATTGCAAATTCTACTATTATGGTAGAACTTGATACAACTTGTGTGATTTTACGCTCAAGTGAAGCAAAAATAATACAAATTTCAAAAGAGTTTTAATGAAAGAAATCATCGTTGCTTTAGTAGGTCAGCCAAATGTTGGTAAAAGTTTATTAATTAACGCACTTTGTAAAGCTAATATGAAAGTTGGTAATTTTAGCGGTGTTACGGTTGAAAAGGCTGAGGCTAGATTAGTTTATAAAAATTATGAGTTTAAATTTATAGATTTACCAGGAACTTATGCATTAGATGGTTATAGCGAAGAAGAAAAAATTACAAAAGATTTTTTAAAAAAGGGTAAATTTGATCTTGTAGTAAATGTGCTTGATTCTACAAATTTGGAGCGTAATTTGATTTTGAGTGCATCTTTAATAGAAGCTAAAATTAAAATGATTATGGCTTTAAATATGCAAGATGAAGCTAAAAATGAAGGTTTTAGTATAGATTTTAAAATTTTATCCCAACTTCTAAATACACCTTGTCTTGGTGTGTGTGCTAAAACTAAAGAAAATCTAAATGCACTTTTGGATTTAATCATTTCAACCCATGAAGCTAAATTTGAAGCCAAAGAGCGTGTTTATAGTGATATCATAGAAGAAGAACTTACAAAAATAAGTGAATTTTTAAATCAAAATGAAATTACTTATTTAGATTTTTCTACAAAAGATTTAGCACTTGCTTTACTTAAAAATGAAGCTAATATAGTCATTTCACACGCTTTGAGAAAAATACTTGATGAAGCTTTGGAAAAAATCTATATGGCATATCATAGCAAAGATATAGAAAGTATTTTTAAAGAAGAGCTAATTGCTTTTGCAAATGGTATATGTGCTAAGGTTTTAAGTAAGGGTGTTAAGTATAAAAATCATACCAAAGAAATAGATTCTATTTTAATCAATAAATTTTTAGGAATTCCTATATTTTTGTTTTTTATGTGGGCTTTATTTCAACTAACCTTTACTTTAGGTCAAATCCCTATGGATTATATAGAAATGTTTTTTGCTAATTTAGGTGATATGGTAAAAAATAATATTAGCAATGAATTCATCGCATCAGCCTTAGCTGATGGTGTTTTAGGTGGAGTTGGTGCGGTTATAACTTTTTTACCAAATATTATGATTTTATTTTTTGGTATAGCTTTGCTTGAAACAACTGGATATATGGCTAGGGTTGCATTTTTATTAGATGGAATTTTATACAAATTTGGCTTACATGGTAAAAGTTTCATCCCTTTAATCACGGGTTTTGGTTGCTCAGTACCTGCATTTATGGCTACAAGAACTTTAAAAAATAAAAAAGATAGGTTATTAACTCTTTTTATTATTAATTTTATGAGTTGTGGTGCAAGGCTTCCTGTATATGTGCTTTTTGTTGGAGTGTTTTTTCCTGCTGATGTGGCAGGAAATTATCTTTTTGGGATTTATCTTTTGGGTGCGTTTTTGGGTTTGATTGCAGCTAAGATTTTAAGAATGAGTGCTTTTAGAGGACAAGATGAGCCCTTTGTAATGGAAATGCCAAAATATAGAATGCCAAATTGGAATTTGGTATGGTTTATGGTGTTTAATAAAGCCAAAATGTATTTAAAAAAAGCAGGAACATTTATTTTGATAGCTTCTTTGTTTATTTGGTTTGCGAGTAATTTTCCTGCACAAGAAAATAATACTCAAAATGCTTTAACTCAAGAGCTTCAGATAGAAAATAGTTATCTTGGACAATTTGGCAAAACAATAGAGCCTATTTTTGCACCACTTGGTTTTGATTGGAAACTTAGTGTATCTTTGGTAAGTGGTTTAGCTGCTAAAGAAGTGATGATTTCTACTATGGGTGTGCTTTATTCTTTAGGTGATGAAGTTGATGAGACAAGTTTAAATTTACAAGAAGCTATAAAAGAAAACATCCCTTTTAACACAGCAGTTGCTTTTATACTTTTTGTTATGATTTATAATCCTTGCTTTGCAGCAACTATAGTTTTTGCTAAAGAAGCAGGAAATAAAAAATATGCATGGTATCTTTTTATATTTACATCTTTATGTGCGTATTTGATCGCTTTTTTGGGGATTAATATTGCTAAATTGATAATTTAATCATCTTTATGATGATTAAATTTCCATTTTTTGCTCTAAAGAATGTTGCCAAAAGGCTGTTTCAAGTCTTACAGTAGTATAAAAAATTTCGTTTAATTTTTTAAATTTTTCTTCACTAATGCTATTTGCATAAGAATTAAAAAAATCTTTAAATTCTTTAATTTCATCTTGAAATTCTTTTCCCGCATAGGTTAAAATCCACTCTTTGTAAGGATGATTTTCTAAGTTTTTTTCATTAAGTCCTTTATAAATTTCTTCTCCTATGTATGCATAGCCTATAGCACAAGCACTCAAAGCACATAGCATATCTAAATAATCTCCATTTTGTCCCACACTTAGTAAGTATCTTGTATAAGCAATATTAGTTAAACTTTCATCCTTATAGTCTAGTTTTTCTACATCAATGCCTAGTTTTAAAATACTTCTATGAAGCTCTAATTCTCCTTCTAAAGTGTAGTTTTGATTTTTAATAGCAAATTGAATTTCTTTAGCATTGTTCGTATTTAAAGCAAGCAGGGCATAGCATTTTGCATAATTATTTAAAAAGATATAATCTTGTTTAAGATAAAATAAAAATACATCTTTTTCTAAAGTGCCATTTTGAAGTTTTTTTACAAATTCATGATGGATGTATTGTTCCCAAGTTTTTTTATTTTCTTTTATAAGTCTATCCAAAAGCATCAATTTCCTTTGCTAAAATTTAAGCTTTTATTTAAACACAGATAATTAAATTTTTCGTAATAATCTTTAATTTTTAACTTTTTAAACAAGAAATTTATTTTTTTATTGTAAAATGTGGTTTAATTTTTTAAACTAGGAGATAAAAATGGCAATTTTTGATGATGTAAAAAAAGTAGTTGTTGAGCAACTTAGTGTTGATGAAGATGCAGTTAAAATGGAATCTAAAATCATTGAAGATTTAGGTGCAGATTCTTTAGATGTTGTTGAATTAGTTATGGCTTTAGAAGAAAAATTTGATGTAGAAATTCCAGACAGCGATGCTGAAAAACTAGTAAAAATCGAAGATGTTGTTAATTATATAGAAAATCTTCAAAAATAATTTTAATTTTTAATAAGGAGTGCGGTTTGAAACGCGTTGTAGTAACAGGTATAGGAATGATCAATGCCCTTGGCTTAGACAAAGATAGCTCATTTAAAGCAATTTGTGATGGCAAAAGTGGTGTTGATAAAATCACTCTTTTTGATACCACTGATTTTCCAGTGCAAATTGCTGCTGAAGTAAAAAATTTTGATCCTTTGAGTGTTTGTGATGCTAAAGAGGTTAAAAAAATAGATCGTTTTATACAACTTGGCATTAAAGCAGCAAGAGAAGCTATGGAAGATGCTAAATTTGATGAAACTTTAAACAAAGAAGAATTTGGTGTAGTTTCAGCAGCTGGTATAGGTGGTTTACCAAATATAGAAAAAAATTCTGTTACTTGCGCACAGCGTGGACCACGTAAAATTACTCCTTTTTTCATACCATCAGCTTTAGTTAATATGCTTGGTGGGATTATTTCAATCGAGCATGGATTACAAGGACCAAATATCTCATGCGTGACTGCTTGTGCAGCGGGAACTCATGCTATAGGCGAAGCTTATAAAAGCATAGCTTTAGGCAATGCAGATAAAATGCTTGTAGTAGGCGCTGAAGCAGCTATTTGTGCTGTGGGCATAGGTGGCTTTGCTGCTATGAAAGCTCTTTCTACTAGAAATGATGATCCAGCTAAGGCTTCAAGACCATTTGACAAAGAAAGAGATGGTTTTGTGATGGGTGAGGGTGCTGGTGCTTTAGTGTTTGAAGAGTATGAGGCTGCTAAAAAGCGTGGAGCTAAAATTTATGCTGAGTTAGTAGGTTTTGGCGAAAGTGCGGACGCACATCATATCACTTCGCCTACTTTAGAAGGGCCATTGCGTGCTATGAAAAAAGCTTTAAAAATGGCAGGAAATCCAAAAGTAGATTATATTAATGCGCACGGAACTTCTACTCCGGTAAATGATAAAAATGAAACAGCAGCTATTAAAGAACTTTTCAAAGATCAAATTCCTTTAGTTAGTTCTACAAAAGGTCAAACAGGCCATTGCTTAGGTGCTGCTGGTGCTATTGAAGCTGTTATTTCTTTAATGGCGCTTGATCAAGGTATATTACCGCCAACTATCAATCAAATCGTAGCAGATGAAAACTGTGATCTTGACTATATACCAAATACTGCAAGAAAAAGCGAAGTTAATGTTGTAATGAGCAATTCTTTTGGTTTTGGTGGAACAAATGGTTGTGTGATTTTCAAAAAAGTAGATTAATATGGCTTCTTATTTAGATTTTGAAAAAAATATTCAGCAAATTGATGAGGATTTAGCAAATGCTAAAATCAAAGGCGATGATGAAGCAGTAAAAATTTTAGAAAAAAATCTTGAAAAAGAAACCCAAAAAGTTTATAAAAATTTAAGCGATTATCAACGCTTACAGCTTGCAAGACATCCTGATCGTCCTTATGCGCTTGATTATATTCAAGCTATATTAAGTGATGCTTATGAAATTCACGGCGATCGTGCTTTTAGAGATGATCCTGCTATTGTGTGTTATGCAGGCTATATAGGTGGGAAAAAAGTTATTGTTATAGGTGAGCAAAAAGGTAGAGGTACTAAAGATAAACTTCATAGAAATTTTGGTATGCCTCATCCTGAAGGTTATAGAAAAGCTCTAAGAGTAGCAAAAATGGCTGAAAAATTCGACATACCGGTGTTGTTTTTAGTAGATACTCCAGGTGCTTACCCAGGAGTGGGTGCTGAAGAGCGTGGTCAAAGTGAGGCTATAGCTAGAAATTTATATGAATTAAGCGCTCTTAAAACAATCACTATAGCAGTAGTTATAGGCGAAGGTGGAAGTGGTGGTGCTTTAGCCATAGGAGTAGCTGATAAACTTGCTATGATGAAAAATTCAGTTTTTTCTGTGATTTCACCTGAGGGTTGTGCTGCTATTTTATGGAATGATCCATCAAAAAGTGAAGCTGCTACTAAAGCCATGAAAGTAACTGCTGATGATTTAAAAACTCAAGGTTTGATTGATGATGTTATCGAAGAGCCAATGAGTGGAGCTCATAGAGATAAAGAAAATGCGATTAAAAATTTAAGTGATTATGTCTTAAAAGCTATAGAAGAATTAGAGCAATACGATAAACGTGAATTAGCTGCATTAAGAATGCAAAAAATCTTTAAATTTGGAGCTTTTTCTGAATAATTTGCATTTTTATGCAAATTTCAACTTTTTTTAAAAAAACTATTGTATAATTACAACTTCAATTCAGTGGTTGGATAGCTCAGTCGGTAGAGCAGCAGACTGAAAATCTGCGTGTCGGCAGTTCGATTCTGCCTCTAACCACCATTTCCTTTTTTATTATAAAAATCATCTAATTCTTGAAGTTCATTTTCGTTAAATCCTGCTTGTATTCTAGCTGTTTTGTTATATACTTTTCCTAAAAGATTAAATTCTTTATATTTGGCACAAAGATCAAGATAACTATCATTTTCGTTTTTTGTATAATTCCACCAAAAATCCCCTTTATTTACATGTTTAATCTCATCATTTAGTATAATGGTAAAAATTTCACTAAATAAACTTTTTATAGGATGATTGGTGGTGTTTAATTTTTCTAAGACAAAAGGATTAGCATCAAGTCCTTTTGCTTCAAGTCCTCTATGAACTATGCCCATTCTGTGAGCAAGATTATCTTTGGTTAAAAACAAGGCTTTTTCAAGATTATCATGTGCATGGAAATCTCCATATTTAAAACCAAGTTCATTTAAAGTTTTTTCTAAAAGTAAAAAATGCTTAATTTCTTCATCAGCTACTTCAAGCCAATCTTGATAAAATTTCAATGGCAAGTTTTTAAACCTATAACTAGCATCTAAGGCCAAATTTATAGCACTATATTCTATATGTGCAACTGAATGTAATATTTTAGCTAAAGATAAAGTGCTATTTGCCTCTTTTGGACGCCTTATTTTCATAGGATGAAGGATTTTAACTTGTGAGTTTTCACAAATGATCGCTTCATGCGAATGATTAAAATCATATAAATTAGATTTAAAATTTTCATAAAACTCATTAAATAATTCAATCTTTTTAAAAATATCTTTGTGATATAAAATTTTTTCTAATTCTTCAAAGAAATTTCTTTTCATTTTTAAACCTTGTTAAATATTATATAAGATAAAAAAGTATAATATAAAAATTTTGAAAATTTAAAAAGGTTTGCTAAAAATATGTTTAATGTCATACATGCTCTTTTTTTTAGAGAGTTAAAGACAAGATTTGGTATTAATAAATATCTGGGCTATTTCTGGGTGATTGGAGAGCCTATGATGGTGGTTTTGGTAATCACTTCCATTATAGCAGCTATTAGAGAATTTCATCATCAAATCATGCCTGAGGGTGTTTCTATCTTTTTATTTTTAGCAGTAGGGATTATACCTTTTTTTATGTTTAGAAGTATTATTACTCAGCTTTTAAATGGCATAGGTGCAAATCTAGCTCTTTTTGCATATAAACCTATTCGCCCTATACATGTTTTTATTGCAAGAGCATTGCTTGAATTTTGTATTTATTTTACTATTTTTATTTGTGTAATGTTTTTAGCTGGATGGTTTTTGCATATGCAAGTTATACCTAAGCATTTTTTAGAAGTGATGTTTTCGTTTTTTTTGCTTGTGGTGTTTGGCTTTGCTATGGGAATGTGTTTTGCTATAGCAGGACATTTTGCAGAGCCTTTAAAAATGGCATTAAATTATTTAAATATAGTTTTATACTGGACAGCTTTGGTGGTATTTCCTATATGGATAGTTCCAAAACCTATTTTAGACATTTTATATTATAATCCACTTTTGCATATTATGGAACTTTTAAAATATAATTTTTTTCAAAATTATCCATTGCTTGATGATTATAATTACTATTACCCTATTGCATGTTTAAGTGTGATTTTGTTTTTGGGTTTGTTTTTTTATTATTTTACTAGAGAAAAGTTGATAGCGGTACGATGATAAAATTAGTTAATTTAACCAAATCTTTTCCTTTGCGCAATGGTGGAAGGCATTATGTTTTTAAAAACTTAAGTTTTGAATTTCCTGAAAATTGTAGTATAGGTTTAATGGGACGCAATGGTGCTGGAAAATCAACCTTAATGAAACTTTTAAGTGGTTCCTTGCTTCCTGATAGAGGTAAGATTATAACCAATAAAAAACTCTCTTGGCCTTTGGGTTTAGCAGGTGCATTTCAACATAGACTTTCAGCAAGGGACAATGCACGCTTTGTAGCTAGAGTGTATGGTTATAAAGGAAAGGATTTAGAAGAAAAGATTAAATTTGTGGAAGATTTTGCTGAGCTTGGTAAATTTTTTGATGAGCCTATGAATACTTACTCAGCTGGTATGAGTGCTAGGATATCTTTTGGTTTAAGTATGGCTTTTGATTTTGATTATTATTTGATTGATGAAGCAGGTGCTGTGGGAGATCCTAAATTTAGAGAAAAAAGCTCTAAAATTTATAAAGAAAAATTAAGTCAGTCAAAAGTTATCATGGTTTCACATAATGTAGCTGAAATTAAACAATGGTGTGATAAAATTATATTCATGCAAGATGGACAAGCTACTATATATAATGATGTAGATGAGGGTATAGCGGTGTATCAAGGAAAAATAAATGCAAAATGATTTATTAAAAAAGTTTAAAAATTTAAAGATACTTAATTCTTTTAAAATAGTATTGATTTTGACAGCATTTGTTGTGTTTTATTATATTTTTATAGCAGCAAATCGCTATGTGAGTGAAAGTGTTTTAAGTGTGAAATCAACTACAGGAGATAGCGGAGCTATCACAGGCATTGCTGCACTTTTAACTAATAATTCTTTTTCAAGCGAGGATATAACTTTCTTAAAATCTTACATCCATTCTTTAGATATGTTAAATATTTTAGAAGAAAAAATTCAAATTCGTGAGTTATATCAAAAACAAAAACTTGATTTTTTTTATAGCATTTCTTCATCGGCTGACCAAGAGGATTTTTTAAAGTATTATCAAAATCGTGTTAAGATTATTCAAGAAAACTCAGCCAATGGGCTTTTGCGTGTAGAAGTAGAAGGTTTTGATCCACAAAGTGCACATTTGATAGCTTCAACTATAGTTAAAGAAAGCGAAAAATTTATCAATGAAATTTCACACAAAGCCGCAAGAGATCAAATGCAATTTGCTGAAGAAGAACTTTTACAATTTAAAAAAAGATATCAAAAGGCTAAAGATGAGCTTTTGGCTTTTCAAAACAAATACGGAGTATTTGATCCACTCAAACAAGCAGAAGGTACGCTAAAACTCATAGCCGAACTTGAATCAAAGATAGCAGCCAAAGAAGCTGAGCTTTTAATGATGCAAAGCTATATAAATGATAATGCACCACAGATTGTTACTATAAAAAGTGAAATCACAGCTTTAAAAAAACAACTTCAAAAGGAAAAATCCAAAGTTTCATCCCCAAAATCTTCTCAAAAGCTTAATGATCTTGCAGCTAAATTTCAAGATCTAACCATAGAAGCAGGTTTTGCAGAAAGTGCTTACACAGCTGCATTAAAAGCTTATGAAAGTGCTAGGATAGAGGCTTTAAGAAAGATAAAACAAGTGGTTATAGTGCAAAGTCCAAGTTTACCTCAAAGTGCTAAATACCCAGAAGCTTTGTATAATATACTCACGGCTTTTATGATTTTATCTTTGATTTATGGAATTGTTAAATTTATTAAAATGATTATAGAGGAGCATAGATACTAATGAAAAAGATATTTTTATTTTTACTTTTACCTTTGTTTTTATTTTCGGCGGTAGATGTTTCTCAAATCGCAAAAATTCAAAATCAACCATTAACTCCATCTTTAGAGCCACAAATTATAAATTATGATAACAACCAAAGTGATTTTAATCAAACTCAAGTTCCGATAACTAAAGTTTTTGGTGCGCATTTATTTAATGGTAATTTTACTAAATTTACCCAACATGTTTACAATCCTGATTATAAATTAGCAGTAGGCGATAGGATTAATGTAAAAATTTGGGGTGCGGTAGAGTTTATACAAACTTTAACAGTAGATTCTCAAGGAAATATTTTTATACCAAAAGTAGGTGCGATTAATCTTTTGGGTGTGAAAAATAGTGCTTTGGTTCAAGTCATTACAAAAGCTATTAATAAAATCTATAAAAGCAATGTCTATGTATATGCAGATATGGATATTTATCAAAATGTATCGGTATTTGTTACAGGAAATGTAAATCAACCAGGCCTTTATCAAGGACTAAGTTCAGATTCTATTATACAGTATTTAGATAAAGCTAATGGTATTAATCTAGAATATGGTAGTTTTAGAGATATTCAAATTTTAAGAGATAATAAAGTCATTAAAAAGGTAGATTTGTATGATTTTTTACTTAAAGGCCAGCTTGATCTTTTTCCTTTTAGAATGGGTGATGTGATCTTAGTAGGTAGTGTACAAAAGTATGTTTTTGTAGAAGGAGATGTGCAAAAACCTTTTAGATTTGAGCTCAGTAATGATATTTTAAATTTAGAAGATATAGCCAAAGTTGCAGGAGCTAAACCTATAGTTACTAATGCTGTGGTAAAAAGCTATAGAGATGATCATAAATTACATGTAGATGCGTATAGCAAAAAGCAGTTTTTAGGTGTGAAATTATATAATGGTGATGAGATAGAGTTTAGACCTGATTATACTGCGCAAAATATTAGCATTAGTATAGAAGGTGAGCATAGTGGTCTGCACTCGGTGGTGATAAAAAAAGGCACAACTTTAGCTGAACTTGCTAAAATGATTACAGTTAATGATCAATCAAACATCAATGCCTTGCAAGTTTTTAGAAAAAGCGTAGCAGCTACTCAAAAACAGCTTATTGAAGCCCAGCTTAAAGAGCTTGAGACGCTAGCTCTAACAAGCTCTTCAGTTAATGCTGAACAAGCTAGTATTAGAGCTACTCAAGCTAAGACCATTTTAGAATTTATTGCGCGTGCAAAGCAAGCTCAGCCAAAAGGACAAATCGTTATAGACAATGTTAAGGCGTATAATTCTATAGTATTAGAAGAAGGTGATGTAGTAAATGTACCTAGTAAAAATAATCTTGTTTTAGTTCAAGGTGAAGTTTCTATACCAGGTGCATTTGTGTATATGGATAAAGAAAAATTAAAGTATTATATTAACCTAGCGGGTGGTTTTAGTGATAGAGCAGACATATCAAGAGTTTTGGTAATCAATGCCAATGGCAAAGCAACTAAATACAGCGGTAGAAGTTCAGCAGATATCAAAGCGGGAGATTCTATTTTAGTTTTACCAAAAGTAGATAGCCAAAATCTCCAAATTTTTAGCATGCTAACACAAATTTTATACCAAATAGCTATTGCAACTAATGTAGTGTTAAATATATAGGAATTTAGATGAGCCAAATAGATGCGATTAAAATAGCCAAAGAAGTTTTTGAGATAGAGTCAAAAACGATTTTAGATTTATGTGATAATTTAAATGAAGGTTTTAATAAAGCTATTGAGTTGATTTTATCTATCAAAGGTAGATGTGTAGTAAGTGGTATGGGTAAATCAGGTCATATAGGGGCTAAGATAGCTGCGACCTTAGCTAGCACAGGCACACCGAGCTTTTTTATGCATCCAGGTGAGGCATTACATGGAGATCTTGGTATGCTTACAAGCGAGGATGTGCTTTTGGCTATTTCAAATTCAGGAGAAACTGAAGAGGTTTTAAAACTCATACCAGTGATTAAAAAAAGAAAAATTCCTTTAATTGTCATGGCGGGAAATCA is a window encoding:
- the purB gene encoding adenylosuccinate lyase; protein product: MGVSVFDMRLLQDSWSTPAMRAIFSEENRIQKWLDVEAALAKAQAKLGIIPNEAAIEIAKKAHYKFMDMDFIFAEFKKTKHPLVPTVRGLEKACENGLGEYVHFGVTTQDIIDTGLVLQFKEAMALIKQDLKDIAKNLAKIAKEHKNTAMMGRTLALQALPITFGHKVAIWLSELNRHYERIIELEKRLYVGLIVGAVGTKASLSDKANEVEKLTLESLGLEVPDISWQPARDRFIELGYVLGNINATFNKIAHQLLILAHNEIDEIAEPFGKGQVGSSTMPHKRNPAVSENAVTVSNALRANIAILSDIERHEHERDGQVWKMEWKLLPEAFLMLSVVLANMKFVFDDLEVKKDKMLKNLDTLNGFVLAERVMFALSDHYGKQHAHEIVYENAMRGIENHKTFKEVLLEDERVSKVLSEKDIDVLMDATTYVGYAPKLVDEFLEKIANAPILK
- the feoB gene encoding ferrous iron transport protein B, whose protein sequence is MKEIIVALVGQPNVGKSLLINALCKANMKVGNFSGVTVEKAEARLVYKNYEFKFIDLPGTYALDGYSEEEKITKDFLKKGKFDLVVNVLDSTNLERNLILSASLIEAKIKMIMALNMQDEAKNEGFSIDFKILSQLLNTPCLGVCAKTKENLNALLDLIISTHEAKFEAKERVYSDIIEEELTKISEFLNQNEITYLDFSTKDLALALLKNEANIVISHALRKILDEALEKIYMAYHSKDIESIFKEELIAFANGICAKVLSKGVKYKNHTKEIDSILINKFLGIPIFLFFMWALFQLTFTLGQIPMDYIEMFFANLGDMVKNNISNEFIASALADGVLGGVGAVITFLPNIMILFFGIALLETTGYMARVAFLLDGILYKFGLHGKSFIPLITGFGCSVPAFMATRTLKNKKDRLLTLFIINFMSCGARLPVYVLFVGVFFPADVAGNYLFGIYLLGAFLGLIAAKILRMSAFRGQDEPFVMEMPKYRMPNWNLVWFMVFNKAKMYLKKAGTFILIASLFIWFASNFPAQENNTQNALTQELQIENSYLGQFGKTIEPIFAPLGFDWKLSVSLVSGLAAKEVMISTMGVLYSLGDEVDETSLNLQEAIKENIPFNTAVAFILFVMIYNPCFAATIVFAKEAGNKKYAWYLFIFTSLCAYLIAFLGINIAKLII
- the tenA gene encoding thiaminase II, encoding MLLDRLIKENKKTWEQYIHHEFVKKLQNGTLEKDVFLFYLKQDYIFLNNYAKCYALLALNTNNAKEIQFAIKNQNYTLEGELELHRSILKLGIDVEKLDYKDESLTNIAYTRYLLSVGQNGDYLDMLCALSACAIGYAYIGEEIYKGLNEKNLENHPYKEWILTYAGKEFQDEIKEFKDFFNSYANSISEEKFKKLNEIFYTTVRLETAFWQHSLEQKMEI
- a CDS encoding FeoA family protein — encoded protein: MTLDTLKDNEEALIVGFEADKQLQARLFSFGFAKNKKVKKIRSSIANSTIMVELDTTCVILRSSEAKIIQISKEF
- a CDS encoding MmgE/PrpD family protein; amino-acid sequence: MYLSEKLAEFIVNLDYEAIPSEVKQRAKELMLDALGTALAAKNEACVLNATKAFEALSINPSEKIWSGDKKLDVIYAAMVNAIAAHALDFDDTHTEAILHASAILTPLCLTYGFSVSKDGKKVLKAFIVGWEIAARVGIASKGNFHKRGFHTTAIAGIFGSVAASCVLLDLNKEQIINALGLAGSFASGVNEFLSNGSNSKVLHIANALKNGILVANCAKANMSGPLSIFEGRDNIFRTFGLEDECDKNELCKGLNEIWQVMQVSLKPYPSCHFAHGLIDCAMSLRNDGLNAQDIKSLHCFVDEVPISFICDPIEAKYTPQSAYAAKFSMPFLMALAFFDGKITLKSYENLNRAELIEFAKKISYEKKKSSGFPKYFPGHLEAVLNDGKVIKKDVLINKGNFDNPLSFDELKDKFLSNASIALSLEKAEELVKKLQNLENLNDFDF
- the acpP gene encoding acyl carrier protein produces the protein MAIFDDVKKVVVEQLSVDEDAVKMESKIIEDLGADSLDVVELVMALEEKFDVEIPDSDAEKLVKIEDVVNYIENLQK